The Trichoplusia ni isolate ovarian cell line Hi5 chromosome 17, tn1, whole genome shotgun sequence genome includes a region encoding these proteins:
- the LOC113502402 gene encoding jmjC domain-containing protein 5, whose product MLALQAICKKLEAYKPSVANSLEEIDELDAASKSLLQRYINSTESSDPSSIIRIQAIIDYMYEKINIGNWKEVKLFIRKAITVATYLKLLAHVKYSSEDIESLIKQAFKIIDFGILFGCPLDKEPLLLQNCATTLSTANLQPTGETCKCTPSKESTPTNNSASEADKFNATLIPVIDCPSMEHFYQNYILTETPVVLTNCINHWPALQKWKDQNYFIKLAGPRTVSIEIGSKYTDSDWTQKLITIEEFIKQYIYQTNGLTGYLAQYQLFSQIPELKNDITEPEYCCFADSNEPVDVMAWYGPKGTVSPLHHDPKRNLLTQVVGEKQLFLFAPSDTENLYPHDHELLNNTAQVDPRRPDLNKFPNYKNAKPYYCILKPGQMLYIPPKWWHFVESLSISFSVSFWWE is encoded by the coding sequence ATGCTTGCATTACAGGCAATTTGTAAAAAGCTAGAAGCTTATAAACCTAGTGTTGCTAATTCACTGGAAGAAATTGACGAATTAGATGCAGCTTCCAAATCTTTATTACAGAGGTACATAAACAGTACAGAGTCTTCCGACCCCTCCTCTATAATACGAATACAAGCCATAATCGATTACATGTATGAAAAAATCAATATCGGAAATTGGAAAGAGGTCAAACTGTTCATTAGAAAAGCTATCACTGTGGCAACATATTTGAAATTGTTAGCTCACGTGAAGTATTCATCTGAAGATATAGAATCCTTGATAAAGCAAGCCTTCAAGATCATAGACTTCGGGATTTTGTTTGGTTGTCCGCTGGACAAGGAACCTTTACTGTTGCAAAATTGTGCAACAACCCTAAGTACTGCGAATTTGCAACCGACTGGCGAGACATGCAAATGTACACCCAGTAAAGAAAGCACTCCAACTAATAATTCCGCTTCTGAAGCAGATAAATTCAATGCTACTCTCATACCAGTTATTGACTGTCCGAGCATGGAACATTTTTACCAAAATTACATCCTGACTGAAACACCAGTAGTTCTCACCAACTGCATCAATCACTGGCCAGCATTACAGAAGTGGAAAGATCAAAACTATTTCATAAAACTAGCCGGGCCTCGCACTGTGTCAATTGAAATTGGTAGCAAGTACACTGATTCTGATTGGACACAGAAATTAATCACAATAGAAGAGTTTATCAAGCAgtatatttatcaaacaaatgGTCTAACTGGATACCTAGCACAGTATCAGCTGTTTAGCCAAATACCTGAACTGAAAAATGATATTACAGAGCCAGAATACTGCTGTTTTGCTGACAGTAATGAGCCAGTTGATGTGATGGCTTGGTACGGTCCAAAGGGCACGGTATCCCCACTACATCATGACCCAAAAAGAAACTTATTGACCCAAGTTGTGGGAgaaaagcaattgtttttatttgcccCTTCAGATACCGAAAACCTGTATCCACATGACCATGAACTGTTAAACAACACCGCCCAAGTGGATCCTCGGCGaccagatttaaataaatttcctaATTACAAAAATGCCAAGCCATATTATTGTATTCTTAAACCTGGACAAATGCTCTACATTCCTCCGAAATGGTGGCATTTTGTTGAGTCACTGTCTATTTCATTTTCTGTCAGCTTTTGGTGGGAATGA